One stretch of Streptomyces hygroscopicus DNA includes these proteins:
- a CDS encoding ATP/GTP-binding protein translates to MDFAGSETITATPPATSEIPGAGIPGAEEVLQRWQTDRSRAPIATKIVIAGGFGVGKTTFVGAVSEITPLQTEALMTQASESVDDLEATPEKLTTTVAMDFGRITLENDLVLYLFGTPGQQRFWFMWDDLMRGAIGAVVMVDTRRLDESFPALDYFESLGLPYVVAVNHFEGTPLYQPEDVRDALSVASTVPVVMMDARRRIAVVDALLALVRHAVDASPE, encoded by the coding sequence GTGGACTTCGCAGGCTCTGAGACGATCACGGCGACCCCGCCGGCGACGTCGGAGATACCCGGGGCCGGGATACCCGGGGCCGAGGAGGTGCTCCAGAGGTGGCAGACGGACCGCTCCCGCGCGCCGATCGCCACCAAGATCGTGATAGCGGGAGGGTTCGGGGTCGGCAAGACGACCTTCGTCGGCGCGGTTTCGGAGATCACTCCGCTGCAGACCGAGGCGCTGATGACGCAGGCCAGCGAGAGCGTGGACGACCTCGAGGCGACGCCGGAGAAGCTGACCACCACCGTCGCGATGGACTTCGGCCGGATCACGCTGGAGAACGATCTGGTCCTGTATCTCTTCGGCACCCCCGGCCAGCAGCGCTTCTGGTTCATGTGGGACGACCTGATGCGCGGGGCCATCGGCGCGGTGGTGATGGTCGACACCCGGCGCCTGGACGAGAGCTTCCCGGCGCTGGACTACTTCGAGAGCCTCGGTCTGCCGTATGTGGTGGCGGTCAACCACTTCGAGGGGACCCCGCTCTACCAGCCCGAAGATGTGCGGGACGCGCTCTCCGTGGCGTCCACGGTGCCGGTGGTGATGATGGACGCCCGGCGCCGGATCGCGGTCGT